CTACTAAGATAAGATACTAAAAATCTAACAAAAAATGTATTTAttgttgataaaataaaatcttagtTGATAGACTTTTTCCAAAATTTGAACTCTATTGAAAAATGGTTTGGTCTATCCTTTATCCATAATAAACTAAAAGGAAACCATGATAATTAGCACTTTCTAGTTTCATTGCATCTGATAGATCTATCAATTTAAGCAAAATACCAGCATCATAGCACTTAAGTAGAATTCACAATTAAATCACAGCATCAGTGAACTTTATTGTGATAAAAGATACAGTGCATCATATAAGGAAATAGATGATAATGATAACAATGCAATTTGTGATTCAAAAACTATCACCTCTCCCTTGTTTTCTTCAAGCAACAATTTAGTTTGTTGCCTCATAATGTGGCTCTTTTCTATATTCTTGCGTAGCTCCTCGCTCAATCTGCTTACAGACTCGGCTAGAACTTTCGAATGCTTTTGTTCTTGAGTAGTCTTGTCCTTAAACTTGACAAGTTGTTGGCTGTTctcatttatttgctttattcgTCTCTCAACCATTTCTTGGTATGACCTTATCTCATATTTCAACTTGGACCTCCCTAATCAATCAAGTTAAACACCATTACCAAAATTCAATTGTCAATAAGGGAGGTGGAGTAATAGAAGTGAAAAGCAAATGAAATGTATTGCCATAGTAGAATATTTACAAAACATGGTTGCCAAGTCACATTCTAAATTCTAGGCAGTAAATACCTTCAATCTAGGTCCCCTATTCCATAGTAAGCATGGAGTATTTGACTTGAAGAGATGCATTCCAACAGTTGTCCTAAAAGTAGGCTAGCTTTCATATTTTCAGTTGTTCACACACACACACGGACACAAAGGTAAGGAGTGGGGGAGAGAGAGGACCTTGAGAATGCAGGTTGAAAATATCCACATCTTCTTTCAAAGCCATGTACCCATAGAGCTGGCGCTTCCCACCTGAACAGAATGGAACACGATTACTATTCCAGGCATCCCTGTCTCTTCCTTGCTCTTTGAAGTGCTTGTGCAGACGAGCAGCCTCTAAATAACCTGCTGCTGTGTcatcaaaaatcaacatactCATCCCTCTATGCCCTTGTGGACCATATGAATGTCGAGCCTTCAGTGCAGCATATGATTTGAAGTGATCCAGAAGCTCTTGGTTTCCCATGCCAATCCACTGCTAGAATGCAATTCTTAGTAGAAAATAAGTAGCTATAACAGATTCAAGAAGTCTggctcaaataaataaaaacccctaataaattttttttggatATGACATTATGCTCATATCTTGTTGTTTGTTCGCATAGTAAACAGGCTAGCCTCATCAAACAAAGCAGAAAACATGACATTACCTTGCCATTTTCCTCCTGCTCATATCTTGTGTTCACAATGACAACCATTGGAGGCCAAACTATTTCATAATCTTTGACTTTCTCATTTAGACCTTGCCATCTGCCAAAGGCTACACCAAGTGGTGCCAATGAAATTCCCCTCCTTCGTGTCTCTTCATCCAAAGTTTCAGCAAGTACACGATGGAGCTTTGCCCTTCTTGTCTTTCTTGTCATGGCATGATACATCAAAGGCTCCAGGCCACGATACCAGTCAATAGCACCAGGACCCCCTTTGCAAGCAGGGCAATGCCACTTTCTTCCTGGTGAATTCATCTCCTCAACAGTTAGTTTTTCCAAGTCTTCAAAGAATCCCTTGAACCAATTGTTCTTCTTGCGCATCTCATGGCTCCTTTCACTCGTACACGAATCAAAATCATCATCAAAGAATTCATCATCACTACTGTCAAATATCtcatcatcgtcatcatcattGTTGTTATCAACAATTCCGTTCTTATCATCACTAACACCACCAAGTTGGCAGTTGCAGTGTTCATCCTTCTTCATCTCATCCCCGCCATTTAACTGAGGAGAACCAACTTGAGAATCAATCCCACTCTGTCCCTGCTCAATGTAGCTGTTCTGCTGAGAAGATAATTCACTTCCAGAGATCGAGAAATTCTGAAAAAAAGGAATTTGATTTGTCCTGGCATTGCCATTGCTATTGCTTTGCATCCCAAGTTTATGCATCAAATTTGGACGTCCCCATGCACCAGTATAAATCTGAGGACAACGGCCCTCTGCACTAATCTTTCCATCATCAAGTGAAGATTTTGCATTGATATTTGAGACATTTTTACTCAACGACTTAACACGGTGACCACCAGAAAATTTTCTATACACGCTCCCCAGCTGGGGAAATGGATCACTGTTATCATCCATGATGTGGGTCATTAATTGCCTTATCTAGAAGCTTTCTTTGATCAAATGATGTCCtggtttcaattttttttcataaaaaaagaaTCAGTTCAACAATCTGTAGTTTGTTTCCTCAAACAAACAGCTACAGACAAATTTGGGGCCAACCAAGTGGATCCCATCTTTGTAGAAATGAaatctcattatttaatttgaagGGCCATCCAGAAGAATGAATTGATTAATAACAAAAACTGCATGCAAACAAatattaatcttttttttttttacctgcaAATGAGCAAACAACTATTAATCAAGAACTGAAGAAACCCAGAAGAGAATATGCACTGACGTGGCACTATTGCATATATTTTATTaggaaattaatatataaaaccaCAAGATAATATTAATAAGAAAAGGCACAGACTTCAAGAAACAAAAAAGCCACCGTTACGTAATCACCTCACCATCAGCTAACTGAGCTATAAATCTAACCCAGAAGAGCTGAAGAGACATATAGTCGTGCAACTTCCGGACAACAGAGAAACCAAGCATTGGAGTTAACTATTTCCAGACATTAGCTAAAAACTTGCAACCCTTTTCTCATTGAATAGATACATTGATTTATAAGCAAGAATGTGCCTCAACAAATCAGGCGGTACCCATCAATATACATCACGAAAAGAGGAAACCATCAGAAAAAGCAGAGAGAAGGGAAGtgagaaaataatgaaagatCTTGATAAATGTTTGATtggaaattaaagaaaaaaatcttGCCAAAAATGAAAAAGTGGAAGTAGAAAAATGCAGGGATGGAAGAACCTGGTGATTTCAGGGGACTGGCACACAGAAAACGATCACCTTTGCTTCCGCAGATACGTGTTTTCATTATGTGATGGCTTGCTGCCATGAGTCTATGATAAGGAGGAGAAGGGGCaaaaagggaagaaaaaaaaaagcgctAGATTCGAgagctgctttttttttttataattcctgagaaattattaaaaaaaaataattccaaAATAGAGAACTTTCCATTTTGACagtattaaaattgaaatttttttaattattatttaatttttattatattaaagaatttactaattagttttttaattttaaaaaatatattaaaatattttttaaattttaaaaaatttattaatcaattttttaaaaatattttgttatttaatctttataatttaaaaaattattaattaatttttaaatttttttaaaatttactaattaatttttttgtgtaagaatatttcaaatttttttataatatttaatgattaaaatttataaaaaaaattaattaataaattttctaaaatatttaatatattatttaaaaataaaatattaattaataaaattttctttattataaaaattaaatattaattttttttaatttttgaaattttatattttaattccatTGAAGTGTAGTCTCtatacatatttaaaaatagttttattttttcaatttaataaatttaaaatacttaaaataaattattaatttttttaaaaaaatattgcatTTTCCAAAGCACATTAGATTCAAGACAAcaaatcaaaacatcaaaacccacgATCTAGAATGAAGAATCCATAATCCGAACTTGATTTCGACCAAATCAGCCCGGCCACCGAGTCACCATTGGAATTATTGACGAAAAAGAAGCAGGAAAAAAATACACTGACAAAATGCCAACAGCAAATCCAAATGAAAATTTTCGCAACATCAGGAAGAAGATAGAAAGACACTGCTAAATATAGACTTGCTTGTAAGCAGATTCAAAACGGGAAGGACCGCGACTGGACAAAAGCAGTTCAAATGAGGATTAAATATAAACGTAATTCGGTAATAactatatttgaataaattttagagatgatttaaattttatttttttaatttttatttaaaaaaaataaataaataaaaccgtTCATAGAAAGAAAAAAGCTGCGCGACCAGAGCTCAGCCATCATCAAGCGTAAATGCAATTTTAGAAATTGATTTTCACGATTGAAAATAAAGTCgctaattagaaaattaaaaaagtaatttattttaatgaatacttttaaaaatatattaaaataaatttattaattatttttttattaaatttaattattaaatattaaaaaaatttaaaatattgataatattttaaattcataaatagTTTTTTATGTATCAATTCaggataataaattttaaaataaagaacgcttttatattatttgttatattaaaaaaaaaaaaaaagattctcGTTATAGAGCAGCTATTTTCACGGTGAAGTGTGGGGGAGGGGCTCCCCCACGTGGTTCATCGTGTTATtgatttaaatcatttaatacTTTTAAATCATTCTCTATGTagaaaatattacttttaaatttgatttcatACTTTCTCCAAACTAAAATTTCAAAGGTTCTAGATTCTTGTCcgatattttaaataatgtagtaaatatatctctttattttatattttttattattttaaaattatttttttaaactatattaatatataaatatattataaaaaatttattatttaatttttaaatattatctttattaataaatcaattccTAAAAAttcagtaaaataattttattttttatctccatcaataaaataattcttcaataaaataatttttttataatgatttaggattcggaccgctaccgacgctaagGTTTAGATCCACTTAAGGTCACCGAAACCAATAGCAAGTCTACTATACGTCCTgatacacctgataaaatctcatatatGATCACAcgaaaatataaacataaatatttcaTGAACCAAAACTCGATCTGTTTATGTACCaaaactgaaaatataaaactcacactagaaccctcatcaaatgctccagtatggtaaacatAATATGTCTCAATTTTAGTTCAAATATAAactcatacttaaaacttttacataagaatTATGGAAACAGGAATTACAAGGACAAAAATTAGggcaaaacacaattctaaAACCATAAAGCAATACATGTCTATATCTCTACTATTACAAATGACTATACCAGCTATTCAGCCGACTCTCTcgagctaactctgatcctgcaaacctggagttaggggaaagggataaagtacaagagtctagtgaatagaacataaaaatagttcAATAAACATATAATCGAATGAAATTCATCGccacacaaacaattcacagaTTTGTCACTAGCTAGTAACTCTCTACAAATTCCAATAGTGTCGGGCCCACGATGGGTGCTCttcaagacttcctcttaaacatatcatactATATCCATAATgctaggggtgtagaatgggcaaccctggtttttcccttacatagtgccagaggCGTAAAATTGGCAAGTTtggtctttccatatccgtcataacatatcatacggttatccaatatccatccacaacaacagtaaattatgcaatgcataatattcgtgaattctaatgcaaataacctaatatataaacatggcatttgtaatacataaacatatcatactatatccaattttattaatttcttaattacaTTTTTGTTAGATAATAAttcctttttaaaataatattttaatttcttattattgaaatttatttaaaattaaacaaactctatgattaattaaaattttaataaccaattaaatttgagatttttattataataattctaaATTATTAGGGTAATTTTAGCAATTGAATTACTCTCTTTCCTTTCGAGTTTTTATATACTAATttggctttttcttttttttggtttgtgtttttaatattttccatTTGAACAAAAGCTCATAATACACGAATTtagaatattatttattttaatcatgacataaatagaatttaataaataaaaattatatatttattcaaataataacataaattatttgatataataaattaataattatattacctGTTTTAAtagcaaaataaataataaaaatatacaaataatAACATTTATGGCAGTATGGTTGTAATATTCAGctaaattttgatattaaaatttttaatttttgatgaaattttaattgagatttaaaattttaaaactgaaattttaaaaaaataaaatagaatttttataaaaaataaatttgaaatattttaaatgtgttaaaaattatattaaataaaaaataataaatttgtttGATAAAAGAAATAGTAATTTGTTTTGTAtcatattttacattttaatatattatgtatatttatataatttatcagTATATAATgccaaaataataatttgattagttaaaaaataaaaaatttgaaataaaactattaaaaaatatataaataagtatatgggaattaaaatataataattaaaaataataaaattactttaaatttttatttattatttaaattaattttgaagtttatataagtttaaaattcttaattgaaGTTATGCTTAATTTCTTTTACTCAAATTTTCTTATTATAATTGAAATGGTTAAATAaatgtttttctttaaaattttctaaaaaattaaaacatttaattattgtaaactttttttttccaaatattgtaaactttaaaaattaaaatatataatttgatataCACTAAACCCcactttaaagaaaaatatataaaaattaaaaataattctatttaaattaagtaatatttataacattttaaattaaaattaagtaatgaaaaataaattaacagaaaatattttttaaatataaattatatttcacaAATAAATAGAGACTAAATTGCACTTTAATTTatcctttaataaaaaaaatgcttaaacatttttcaatttttgaagttttaaaacCCAATTTATACCAATATTGAGGTAATAAAATTTAccttagatttaattaatttgaattttataataaaaattaattctttaattaagaaaaaattacatatatttGTAAGTTCTCTGATTTCCCTTATTTTTGTTTCTCCTTCAGCTTCATATGGATTTGTCATTGGCTTGAGATATTGGAGCAAATTTGAAGTTggattattttttaagaaattaaagcAATATggaaaacaaatgtttttttcCAGGGCCTGCGGTATTCGGTTAAAtccaaaaaattaatcaaattgaattaatttaaaattttaatttgattttttatttatttcgattcggtttaatttttaattttaaaaattttaattatttcagttagttttgattttaattaaaaaaaatcaaaaaaattaaactgaatcgatTATGTgataataacatattattttcaataatatagagagattagatcatattaaagttaaaatatttcaattaaattttaaaatattaaaaataaagtataaaaaataaaaaaattattaaaaattcaaactgatcaaattgaaccgaatcagacTAGTTTGGttctatttgatttttaatcaaaattgattcgattcgatttttataaatattaaaattttaatttttgatttatttaattcggttcgattttaaaccgaatcgacTGAATGCTTACCTTGTTTC
This region of Manihot esculenta cultivar AM560-2 chromosome 10, M.esculenta_v8, whole genome shotgun sequence genomic DNA includes:
- the LOC110625379 gene encoding protein SUPPRESSOR OF GENE SILENCING 3 isoform X1 is translated as MTHIMDDNSDPFPQLGSVYRKFSGGHRVKSLSKNVSNINAKSSLDDGKISAEGRCPQIYTGAWGRPNLMHKLGMQSNSNGNARTNQIPFFQNFSISGSELSSQQNSYIEQGQSGIDSQVGSPQLNGGDEMKKDEHCNCQLGGVSDDKNGIVDNNNDDDDDEIFDSSDDEFFDDDFDSCTSERSHEMRKKNNWFKGFFEDLEKLTVEEMNSPGRKWHCPACKGGPGAIDWYRGLEPLMYHAMTRKTRRAKLHRVLAETLDEETRRRGISLAPLGVAFGRWQGLNEKVKDYEIVWPPMVVIVNTRYEQEENGKWIGMGNQELLDHFKSYAALKARHSYGPQGHRGMSMLIFDDTAAGYLEAARLHKHFKEQGRDRDAWNSNRVPFCSGGKRQLYGYMALKEDVDIFNLHSQGRSKLKYEIRSYQEMVERRIKQINENSQQLVKFKDKTTQEQKHSKVLAESVSRLSEELRKNIEKSHIMRQQTKLLLEENKGEMDSQEQFFKDQIKIIHEAIYAKEDNFEKLQQEKWEKVEQSNANLCTIKDTSRMEEIVSFIKFQDKEMEEFEADMKKVIKSHGNKKVSVMKKYWEELLELEKDLENDLDQLMGKYNKDHPEMKKSNN
- the LOC110625379 gene encoding protein SUPPRESSOR OF GENE SILENCING 3 isoform X2, with protein sequence MTHIMDDNSDPFPQLGSVYRKFSGGHRVKSLSKNVSNINAKSSLDDGKISAEGRCPQIYTGAWGRPNLMHKLGMQSNSNGNARTNQIPFFQNFSISGSELSSQQNSYIEQGQSGIDSQVGSPQLNGGDEMKKDEHCNCQLGGVSDDKNGIVDNNNDDDDDEIFDSSDDEFFDDDFDSCTSERSHEMRKKNNWFKGFFEDLEKLTVEEMNSPGRKWHCPACKGGPGAIDWYRGLEPLMYHAMTRKTRRAKLHRVLAETLDEETRRRGISLAPLGVAFGRWQGLNEKVKDYEIVWPPMVVIVNTRYEQEENGKWIGMGNQELLDHFKSYAALKARHSYGPQGHRGMSMLIFDDTAAGYLEAARLHKHFKEQGRDRDAWNSNRVPFCSGGKRQLYGYMALKEDVDIFNLHSQGRSKLKYEIRSYQEMVERRIKQINENSQQLVKFKDKTTQEQKHSKVLAESVSRLSEELRKNIEKSHIMRQQTKLLLEENKGEMDSQEQFFKDQIKIIHEAIYAKEDNFEKLQQEKWEKVEQSNANLCTIKDTSRIKRWKNLKQI